The segment ATCGCATTTTAGATTGGCGAACCGAAGATCCGTCTTTAGGGAGTAGATGTCGGCAACATATCTCACAGTATTTTACGCATGAAAACATGGTGAACGGTATCGAAAAAAGCCTATTCGATCTAACAAGCTGATCTAACAAACCCATGAGAACATTATTCACATTTCACTATCCCGCTGATCCAAACGCGGGAGGCCCAGGAGTTACTTGGCGATTGGGGCGAGAATATGAAAAATTAGGGCATGAAGTCGAGTTTTACTCGCTCGACGATTTACCCAAAAAATTACCACCTTTAGCGCGATTTATTTTATTTCCAGAATTCACTGCTGCAAAAATTCTCCACTCTCATCGCCATGCTGCGATCGATGTGATTGATGCGTCCACAGCAGATGCTTGGATCTGGGGACTCGGTTTACAAAAACTGCAAAAACAGCGCCCCCTTTTAGTGGCACGCTGCCACGGGTTAGAACACATAGAACACTTAGAATATCTCGAAGAATCGCAGCGAGGACATCTCAAACTTGAGTGGAAATATCCTTTATATCGAGGCAGTATTCGCCTTTGGGAAGTCGCGACTTCGATGCGACAGTCTGACCTCGTTTTATTGCTCAATCAACGCGATCGCGATTTCGTCGTCGAACAGTTAGGAGTTCATCCCGATCGGGCGCATATCGTCGCCAATGGCATTCCCGAAACGATGCTCAATCTACCCTTTGAGCCGACTCCAGCCGAGCCTGAACCGATCCGAATTGCCCAAGTCAGTAGCTACATCGTGCGGAAAGGCATTCAATACGGAACCCCTGCTCTCAATGCACTTCTCAAACGCTATCCCAAAATAGAAGTCAGCTTATTCGGAACAGAATGCTCAGCCGATCAAGTTTATGCCGACTTTGATCCAGAGGTGCGCGATCGCGTCACGGTCATTCCCTACTACGAAAACCACAAACTGCCAGAACTGCTCAAAGGACATCACATTAAAGTTCTCCCAACGATTTCCGAAGGCTTTGGTGTTGCGCTTGTCGAAGCGATGGCATGTGGACTCGCACCCGTCACAACCACGGCTCCAGGTCCATTAGAAATCGTGCGCGATAGAGAAACCGGAATGATTGTACCCTGTCGCGATTGTGAAGCCTTTGAGCAAGCGATTGAAACCTTAATTCTCGATCGGGCTTTCCTCGATCGCTTACGACACAACGCTTATCGATCGGCACAGCGATACAGTTGGCAAAACATTGCTCAGGATAATCTAAACTTCTATGAAATGGCGCAACGCATGAGGGCTTAGCTAATGTACACCGCTCAACCCCAACCTAAAACTCCGCAAGTCTCAGAGCCTTGGCTGATGATTGGTGCCCTTGTTGCCTTGACTGTACTATGTCTCGCTGCCAATGTTGGTTCAGTCCTTCGTTTTATTTTTCCTACTGGCAG is part of the Leptolyngbya boryana PCC 6306 genome and harbors:
- a CDS encoding glycosyltransferase family 4 protein produces the protein MRTLFTFHYPADPNAGGPGVTWRLGREYEKLGHEVEFYSLDDLPKKLPPLARFILFPEFTAAKILHSHRHAAIDVIDASTADAWIWGLGLQKLQKQRPLLVARCHGLEHIEHLEYLEESQRGHLKLEWKYPLYRGSIRLWEVATSMRQSDLVLLLNQRDRDFVVEQLGVHPDRAHIVANGIPETMLNLPFEPTPAEPEPIRIAQVSSYIVRKGIQYGTPALNALLKRYPKIEVSLFGTECSADQVYADFDPEVRDRVTVIPYYENHKLPELLKGHHIKVLPTISEGFGVALVEAMACGLAPVTTTAPGPLEIVRDRETGMIVPCRDCEAFEQAIETLILDRAFLDRLRHNAYRSAQRYSWQNIAQDNLNFYEMAQRMRA